In one window of Astyanax mexicanus isolate ESR-SI-001 chromosome 18, AstMex3_surface, whole genome shotgun sequence DNA:
- the LOC103037121 gene encoding olfactory receptor 52K1-like yields the protein MSSMQAFTVHNFSFVTLKFNGFYDLEEWRPFLFIPYFLMFLLSTISNSVLLYLIISKKALHSPMCILISLMSVVDLFLPIFFVPNMLLSFLFKWNGISLLGCLVQMFFIHCIGTFQSTLLAWMAVDRFFAICRPLYYHKFMQMPNFLKYIIVPVFRNVILIVTIVSLAGRLSFCGTNEMDHCFCEHMAVVQLACGDISINNIVGLVTVFLVPTVDFLFFSLSYFVILASVLQSGKSHLKAINTCITHIIVMAVTLTFALMAFLSYRIRNNLSSSARVFLSTMYLLFPSCFNPIIYGVRTKEIREQFLKFIKQIKILPHH from the coding sequence GAAATTCAATGGGTTTTATGATTTAGAAGAATGGAGGCCTTTCTTGTTCATACCCTATTTTCTAATGTTTTTATTGTCCACCATCTCAAATTCAGTTCTCTTATATTTAATCATTTCTAAGAAAGCCCTGCACTCTCCTATGTGCATACTAATCAGTTTAATGTCTGTGGTGGATCTGTTTCTGCCAATATTTTTTGTACCAAACATGCTGCTCAGCTTCTTATTTAAGTGGAATGGGATTTCTCTTTTGGGCTGTTTGGTACAGATGTTCTTTATTCACTGTATTGGTACATTTCAGTCTACTCTGCTTGCTTGGATGGCAGTGGATCGGTTCTTTGCTATATGCAGGCCTCTTTATTATCACAAATTTATGCAGATGCCCAACTTTCTAAAGTATATAATTGTGCCAGTATTCAGAAATGTAATCCTAATTGTTACGATTGTGTCTTTGGCAGGAAGACTATCATTCTGTGGAACAAATGAGATGGATCATTGTTTTTGTGAACACATGGCAGTGGTCCAGCTGGCATGTGGAGACATTTCTATTAACAATATAGTAGGACTTGTGACAGTCTTTTTAGTACCAACTgtagattttcttttcttttctttatcttATTTTGTAATTCTTGCATCTGTGCTACAATCTGGGAAGTCTCACTTAAAAGCTATTAACACTTGTATCACACATATAATTGTTATGGCAGTTACTTTAACTTTTGCTTTAATGGCCTTCTTGTCTTACAGAATAAGAAACAATTTATCCTCCAGCGCTCGAGTCTTTCTGAGCACAATGTACTTACTTTTTCCAAGCTGTTTTAACCCGATTATTTATGGAGTGAGAACAAAAGAAATCAGGGAACAGTTTCTGAAattcataaaacaaataaagattttACCACACCACTAG
- the LOC103036812 gene encoding olfactory receptor 52K2-like, whose amino-acid sequence MLSSTESFLVQNSTFTTFKLNGFRDLGEWRPILSIPYFLMFLLSTTSNSVLIYLIASQRNLHTPMCILIGLMAVVDLCLPIFFVPNMLLNFLFDQKWISLAGCLIQMFCIHFVGAFQSTLLVWMALDRFFAICRPLYYHKYMEIPNFLKFIIVPLFRNGLLNITMVFLAGKRTFCVDEMDHCFCEHMALVQLACGDISVNNLIGLLTAFLIPTADFVFITVSYIILFVSIMKSGKSHLKAINTCVTHIIVMTVSLTFALIAFMSYRIRNNFSPSSRVFISTMYLLFPSCFNPIIYGVRTKEIREQLLKFINHVKCYVSN is encoded by the coding sequence ATGCTGAGCAGCACGGAaagttttttggtgcaaaattctACATTCACTACTTTTAAACTAAATGGTTTCCGTGATTTAGGAGAATGGAGGCCTATACTTTCCATTCCCTACTTTCTTATGTTTTTATTGTCTACCACCTCAAACTCTGTTCTCATATATTTAATTGCATCTCAGAGAAATCTGCATACTCCTATGTGTATATTAATTGGTCTGATGGCTGTTGTGGATCTGTGCCTGCCAATATTTTTTGTACCAAATATGTTGCTCAACTTCTTATTTGATCAGAAATGGATTTCTCTTGCTGGCTGTTTAATACAGATGTTTTGTATTCATTTCGTTGGTGCATTTCAGTCTACTTTACTGGTATGGATGGCTCTGGATCGGTTCTTTGCTATATGCAGGCCTCTTTATTACCACAAATATATGGAAATCCCAAACTTCCTGAAGTTCATTATTGTGCCACTATTTAGAAATGGACTCCTAAATATCACAATGGTCTTTTTGGCTGGAAAACGCACTTTCTGTGTGGATGAAATGGATCATTGCTTTTGTGAACACATGGCACTTGTTCAGCTGGCATGTGGAGACATTTCAGTTAACAACTTGATTGGTCTGTTAACTGCTTTTCTTATACCAACTGCAGATTTTGTATTTATAACTGTATCTTATATAATACTATTTGTTTCCATCATGAAATCTGGAAAGTCTCACTTAAAGGCTATTAACACTTGTGTTACTCATATAATTGTTATGACAGTAAGTTTGACCTTTGCCCTAATTGCTTTTATGTCGTATAGAATTCGAAACAACTTCTCTCCCAGCAGCCGTGTCTTTATAAGTACAATGTACCTGCTTTTTCCAAGCTGTTTTAATCCGATTATTTATGGAGTGAGAACAAAAGAAATAAGAGAacagttacttaaatttataaaTCACGTGAAATGTTATGTCAGTAACTAA